One window of Channa argus isolate prfri chromosome 4, Channa argus male v1.0, whole genome shotgun sequence genomic DNA carries:
- the gcsha gene encoding glycine cleavage system protein H (aminomethyl carrier), a, whose translation MAACGLFRSLSFNFSTVLPLLTRCAPLSPLRLSSEPYFRRTLACSSRFSAALKFTEKHEWIRVEDDGIGTVGISNFAQEALGDVVYCGLPEVGTQLAQQDEFGALESVKAASELYSPLTGEVVEVNELLADNPGLVNKSCYKDGWLMKMTIAKPAELDTLMDEAAYERYIRSIED comes from the exons ATGGCTGCCTGTGGGCTGTTCCGCTCTCTGTCTTTCAACTTTTCCACGGTTTTGCCTTTACTTACCCGCTGTGCACCGCTTTCTCCTTTGCGGCTTTCATCTGAACCTTATTTTCGAAGAACTCTAGCCTGTTCTAGCCGATTCTCAGCAG CGCTTAAATTTACAGAGAAGCACGAATGGATTCGGGTAGAAGACGATGGAATTGGAACTGTCGGTATTAGCAACTTTGCCCAA GAGGCTCTGGGAGATGTTGTTTACTGTGGACTGCCAGAGGTTGGAACACAGTTGGCTCAGCAAG ATGAGTTTGGAGCCCTGGAAAGTGTAAAGGCAGCCAGTGAGTTGTATTCCCCTCTGACTGGAGAGGTTGTAGAGGTCAATGAACTGCTGGCAGACAACCCTGGTCTGGTTAACAAATCTTGTTACAAAGATG GTTGGCTGATGAAGATGACCATTGCTAAACCTGCTGAACTTGACACTCTTATGGATGAAGCAGCCTATGAGAGGTATATTCGCTCCATTGAGGATTAA
- the si:ch1073-390k14.1 gene encoding deoxyribodipyrimidine photo-lyase isoform X1 yields MSLSVAGVEDNEVIVRKMLRDVLGGREDPEGFFAMCVSVLGHQETRSQFLYLIHPLSTAHSSLHSILTSIYKDYFTTLQAEDDEVELAMALSLLEMKDHQLSTPSQESRLMQLEDKTNQSCSFLLNSDSHPQEGSHTLLPEVVKRRQNTHSAPISPWGNGPAPTTHVDIYNQETVIEREQMMMERDLTQSEKPKHMKNRRQRRKPAGQHIVGLPFSLSTPPPVLLWFRRDLRLCDNPALNASLEVGAPVIPVFIWSSKEEEGPGTTVAMGGASKYWLHQALSCLCASLERISSHLVFLKANGEGSRVGSSLNTLKKLIKDTGARTVLANALYEPWLKERDDAVVSALQEDGIECRMYHSYCLRDPYSVSTEGVGLRGIGSVSHFMSCCRQNPGSALGVTLDPPVSLPTPAHWPQGVSLDTLGLARMPRRKDGTTINWAANIHKSWDFSEEGAHVWLKAFLEDGVYRYDKESCRADAPHTSCLSPYLHFGQLSPRWLLWAAKGARGQSPKFQRKLYWRDLAYWQLTLFPDLPWESVRPPYKALRWSSSRDHLKAWQQGRTGYPLVDAAMRQLWMTGWMNNYMRHVVASFLIAYLHLPWQEGYCWFQDTLVDADVAIDAMMWQNGGMCGLDHWNFVMHPVDAAMTCDPYGNYVRKWCPELAELPDELIHKPWKCPTSMLRRAGVAFGQTYPQRIITDLEERRSQSLQDVARVRKEFEQFVDKHTGCDLVPLPPRLVTEALGLSQRYSGVASEGKRFLLPLITRMEFKYQQENPHADAALNPYNALLKGYVSRKRDETIAFLNERDFTASVMYEAVQRKERLECDQRRMEGLPLSPAPQGRARRTTTAKDKFSIVPGGAGTSLR; encoded by the exons ATGTCCCTTTCTGTGGCTGGTGTCGAGGACAATGAGGTCATTGTGAGAAAGATGTTGAGAGACGTTCTGGGGGGTCGAGAGGATCCCGAGGGTTTCTTTGCGATGTGTGTGTCCGTCCTTGGGCACCAGGAGACCCGCTCGCAGTTCTTGTACCTCATCCATCCGCTGTCCACGGCCCACAGCTCCCTGCACTCCATCCTCACCTCTATCTACAAGGATTATTTCACCACG TTGCAGGCTGAAGATGATGAAGTGGAACTTGCTATGGCGCTCTCTCTACTGGAAATGAAAGATCACCAGCTGTCAACGCCCAGTCAAGAGTCCAGACTCATGCAACTTGaggacaaaacaaatcaaagctgCTCTTTTCTACTGAACTCAGATTCTCATCCTCAGGAAGGCAGCCACACTCTACTACCGGAAGTAGTTAAAAGGAGACAAAACACCCACTCAGCACCAATAAGTCCCTGGGGCAATGGTCCAGCACCAACAACACATGTGGACATTTATAATCAAGAGACAGTCATAGAACGTGAACAAATGATGATGGAGAGAGATCTGACTCAATCTGAGAAACCAAAGCACATGAAAAACCGGCGACAGCGGCGTAAACCAGCTGGCCAGCACATTGTAGGTTTACCCTTCTCTCTGTCAACACCACCACCTGTACTACTGTGGTTCAGGAGGGATTTGCGATTGTGCGACAACCCTGCTCTAAATGCCTCATTAGAAGTGGGGGCACCTGTCATTCCTGTTTTCATCTGGAGCtctaaggaggaggagggaccTGGGACTACTGTGGCTATGGGGGGAGCAA gtAAATACTGGCTTCACCAAGCATTGTCTTGTTTATGTGCATCTCTGGAACGCATTAGCAGCCATCTTGTCTTCCTCAAGGCAAATGGAGAGGGGAGTAGGGTTGGATCTTCTCTGAATACCCTTAAGAAACTCATAAAGGACACTGGGGCGAGAACGGTGCTGGCTAATGCTCTTTATGAGCCATGGCTGAAGGAGAGGGATGATGCAGTGGTTTCAGCTTTGCAGGAAGATGGCATTGAATGCAGGATGTACCACTCTTACTGTCTCAGAGACCCTTACTCTGTCAGCACAGAAGGTGTGGGACTTAGAG GAATAGGTTCAGTTTCTCACTTCATGAGTTGCTGTAGACAAAACCCAGGGTCTGCCTTAGGGGTAACTCTGGACCCTCCAGTTTCTCTCCCCACACCTGCCCACTGGCCTCAGGGTGTCTCTTTGGATACATTAGGGCTGGCACGCATGCCCCGCAGGAAGGATGGCACAACG ATTAACTGGGCAGCAAACATTCACAAGTCCTGGGATTTCAGTGAAGAAGGAGCTCATGTCTGGCTAAAGGCCTTTCTTGAGGATG GTGTGTATAGATATGACAAAGAATCATGCAGGGCAGATGCTCCTCATACCAGCTGTCTGTCTCCCTACCTTCACTTTGGTCAACTCAGCCCTCGCTGGCTATTGTGGGCTGCAAAAGGGGCACGCGGTCAATCTCCAAAGTTCCAACGCAAACTGTACTGGAGAGATTTGGCTTACTGGCAGCTGACGTTGTTTCCCGATCTCCCTTGGGAGTCTGTCAGACCTCCATACAAG GCTCTGCGGTGGAGCAGCAGTCGTGACCACCTCAAGGCCTGGCAGCAAGGGCGAACTGGCTACCCTCTGGTAGATGCAGCCATGAGGCAGCTGTGGATGACAGGCTGGATGAACAACTACATGAGACATGTTGTAGCATCTTTCCTCATAGCTTATCTTCATCTTCCTTGGCAAGAAGGTTACTGCTGGTTCCAG GACACTCTGGTGGATGCAGATGTTGCTATAGATGCAATGATGTGGCAGAACGGGGGCATGTGTGGTCTTGATCACTGGAACTTTGTCATGCACCCTGTTGATGCAGCAATGACCTGTGACCCTTATGGCAACTATGTTAGGAAATGGTGTCCTGAACTTGCAGAGCTGCCTGATGAGCTTATTCACAAACCCTGGAAATGTCCTACGTCTATGCTGAGGCGTGCAG GTGTGGCTTTCGGCCAGACATATCCTCAGCGAATAATTACAGACCTAGAGGAACGGAGAAGTCAGTCTCTGCAAGATGTAGCTCGGGTGCGGAAAGAGTTTGAACAGTTTGTGGACAAGCACACAGGCTGTGACTTAGTGCCTCTTCCTCCTCGCCTCGTCACAGAAGCCTTGGGCTTATCACAAAGATATAGTGGTGTGGCCTCAGAAGGGAAGCGGTTCCTGCTGCCTCTAATCACCCGTATGGAATTTAAATACCAGCAAGAAAATCCACATGCAGATGCTGCCTTAAATCCCTACAATGCTCTTCTGAAGGGGTACGTGAGTCGTAAGAGGGATGAGACCATTGCCTTCCTTAATGAGAGGGACTTTACTGCCAGTGTGATGTATGAGGCAGTCCAGAGAAAAGAGAGGCTGGAGTGTGATCAACGCAGAATGGAGGGACTCCCTCTGTCTCCTGCACCTCAGGGAAGGGCCAGACGGACTACAACAGCTAAGGACAAGTTCTCTATTGTACCTGGTGGAGCAGGCACTTCACTAAGGTGA
- the si:ch1073-390k14.1 gene encoding deoxyribodipyrimidine photo-lyase isoform X2: MSLSVAGVEDNEVIVRKMLRDVLGGREDPEGFFAMCVSVLGHQETRSQFLYLIHPLSTAHSSLHSILTSIYKDYFTTAEDDEVELAMALSLLEMKDHQLSTPSQESRLMQLEDKTNQSCSFLLNSDSHPQEGSHTLLPEVVKRRQNTHSAPISPWGNGPAPTTHVDIYNQETVIEREQMMMERDLTQSEKPKHMKNRRQRRKPAGQHIVGLPFSLSTPPPVLLWFRRDLRLCDNPALNASLEVGAPVIPVFIWSSKEEEGPGTTVAMGGASKYWLHQALSCLCASLERISSHLVFLKANGEGSRVGSSLNTLKKLIKDTGARTVLANALYEPWLKERDDAVVSALQEDGIECRMYHSYCLRDPYSVSTEGVGLRGIGSVSHFMSCCRQNPGSALGVTLDPPVSLPTPAHWPQGVSLDTLGLARMPRRKDGTTINWAANIHKSWDFSEEGAHVWLKAFLEDGVYRYDKESCRADAPHTSCLSPYLHFGQLSPRWLLWAAKGARGQSPKFQRKLYWRDLAYWQLTLFPDLPWESVRPPYKALRWSSSRDHLKAWQQGRTGYPLVDAAMRQLWMTGWMNNYMRHVVASFLIAYLHLPWQEGYCWFQDTLVDADVAIDAMMWQNGGMCGLDHWNFVMHPVDAAMTCDPYGNYVRKWCPELAELPDELIHKPWKCPTSMLRRAGVAFGQTYPQRIITDLEERRSQSLQDVARVRKEFEQFVDKHTGCDLVPLPPRLVTEALGLSQRYSGVASEGKRFLLPLITRMEFKYQQENPHADAALNPYNALLKGYVSRKRDETIAFLNERDFTASVMYEAVQRKERLECDQRRMEGLPLSPAPQGRARRTTTAKDKFSIVPGGAGTSLR; the protein is encoded by the exons ATGTCCCTTTCTGTGGCTGGTGTCGAGGACAATGAGGTCATTGTGAGAAAGATGTTGAGAGACGTTCTGGGGGGTCGAGAGGATCCCGAGGGTTTCTTTGCGATGTGTGTGTCCGTCCTTGGGCACCAGGAGACCCGCTCGCAGTTCTTGTACCTCATCCATCCGCTGTCCACGGCCCACAGCTCCCTGCACTCCATCCTCACCTCTATCTACAAGGATTATTTCACCACG GCTGAAGATGATGAAGTGGAACTTGCTATGGCGCTCTCTCTACTGGAAATGAAAGATCACCAGCTGTCAACGCCCAGTCAAGAGTCCAGACTCATGCAACTTGaggacaaaacaaatcaaagctgCTCTTTTCTACTGAACTCAGATTCTCATCCTCAGGAAGGCAGCCACACTCTACTACCGGAAGTAGTTAAAAGGAGACAAAACACCCACTCAGCACCAATAAGTCCCTGGGGCAATGGTCCAGCACCAACAACACATGTGGACATTTATAATCAAGAGACAGTCATAGAACGTGAACAAATGATGATGGAGAGAGATCTGACTCAATCTGAGAAACCAAAGCACATGAAAAACCGGCGACAGCGGCGTAAACCAGCTGGCCAGCACATTGTAGGTTTACCCTTCTCTCTGTCAACACCACCACCTGTACTACTGTGGTTCAGGAGGGATTTGCGATTGTGCGACAACCCTGCTCTAAATGCCTCATTAGAAGTGGGGGCACCTGTCATTCCTGTTTTCATCTGGAGCtctaaggaggaggagggaccTGGGACTACTGTGGCTATGGGGGGAGCAA gtAAATACTGGCTTCACCAAGCATTGTCTTGTTTATGTGCATCTCTGGAACGCATTAGCAGCCATCTTGTCTTCCTCAAGGCAAATGGAGAGGGGAGTAGGGTTGGATCTTCTCTGAATACCCTTAAGAAACTCATAAAGGACACTGGGGCGAGAACGGTGCTGGCTAATGCTCTTTATGAGCCATGGCTGAAGGAGAGGGATGATGCAGTGGTTTCAGCTTTGCAGGAAGATGGCATTGAATGCAGGATGTACCACTCTTACTGTCTCAGAGACCCTTACTCTGTCAGCACAGAAGGTGTGGGACTTAGAG GAATAGGTTCAGTTTCTCACTTCATGAGTTGCTGTAGACAAAACCCAGGGTCTGCCTTAGGGGTAACTCTGGACCCTCCAGTTTCTCTCCCCACACCTGCCCACTGGCCTCAGGGTGTCTCTTTGGATACATTAGGGCTGGCACGCATGCCCCGCAGGAAGGATGGCACAACG ATTAACTGGGCAGCAAACATTCACAAGTCCTGGGATTTCAGTGAAGAAGGAGCTCATGTCTGGCTAAAGGCCTTTCTTGAGGATG GTGTGTATAGATATGACAAAGAATCATGCAGGGCAGATGCTCCTCATACCAGCTGTCTGTCTCCCTACCTTCACTTTGGTCAACTCAGCCCTCGCTGGCTATTGTGGGCTGCAAAAGGGGCACGCGGTCAATCTCCAAAGTTCCAACGCAAACTGTACTGGAGAGATTTGGCTTACTGGCAGCTGACGTTGTTTCCCGATCTCCCTTGGGAGTCTGTCAGACCTCCATACAAG GCTCTGCGGTGGAGCAGCAGTCGTGACCACCTCAAGGCCTGGCAGCAAGGGCGAACTGGCTACCCTCTGGTAGATGCAGCCATGAGGCAGCTGTGGATGACAGGCTGGATGAACAACTACATGAGACATGTTGTAGCATCTTTCCTCATAGCTTATCTTCATCTTCCTTGGCAAGAAGGTTACTGCTGGTTCCAG GACACTCTGGTGGATGCAGATGTTGCTATAGATGCAATGATGTGGCAGAACGGGGGCATGTGTGGTCTTGATCACTGGAACTTTGTCATGCACCCTGTTGATGCAGCAATGACCTGTGACCCTTATGGCAACTATGTTAGGAAATGGTGTCCTGAACTTGCAGAGCTGCCTGATGAGCTTATTCACAAACCCTGGAAATGTCCTACGTCTATGCTGAGGCGTGCAG GTGTGGCTTTCGGCCAGACATATCCTCAGCGAATAATTACAGACCTAGAGGAACGGAGAAGTCAGTCTCTGCAAGATGTAGCTCGGGTGCGGAAAGAGTTTGAACAGTTTGTGGACAAGCACACAGGCTGTGACTTAGTGCCTCTTCCTCCTCGCCTCGTCACAGAAGCCTTGGGCTTATCACAAAGATATAGTGGTGTGGCCTCAGAAGGGAAGCGGTTCCTGCTGCCTCTAATCACCCGTATGGAATTTAAATACCAGCAAGAAAATCCACATGCAGATGCTGCCTTAAATCCCTACAATGCTCTTCTGAAGGGGTACGTGAGTCGTAAGAGGGATGAGACCATTGCCTTCCTTAATGAGAGGGACTTTACTGCCAGTGTGATGTATGAGGCAGTCCAGAGAAAAGAGAGGCTGGAGTGTGATCAACGCAGAATGGAGGGACTCCCTCTGTCTCCTGCACCTCAGGGAAGGGCCAGACGGACTACAACAGCTAAGGACAAGTTCTCTATTGTACCTGGTGGAGCAGGCACTTCACTAAGGTGA